The Burkholderia mayonis genome window below encodes:
- a CDS encoding sulfate ABC transporter substrate-binding protein, translating to MKHTQGIGRRLFAGIAAAMLVTAAHADTSLLNVSYDVTRELYKDINASFTAAYKQKTGEAVSIRQSHGASSAQALSVLQGLQADVVTMNQPNDIDLLAERGQLLPKDWRTRLPNNSSPYSTTMVFLVRHGNPKQIRDWSDLAKPGVQVIIANPKTSGNGRYAYLAAWGYQKLKGATDQQALDFEKAIFRNVPVLDSGGRGATTTFTQRGIGDVLVTFENEVALIDTGAAGASFDAVYPSASILAEPPVAIVDKVVDKKGTRKEAQAYLEYLYSPAGQEIVARHHLRPRDPNVLKKYASEFKPLKTFSVEQIFGNWANAQKTHFADGGTFDKIIVDRK from the coding sequence ATGAAGCACACCCAAGGAATCGGCCGCCGGCTCTTCGCCGGCATCGCTGCGGCGATGCTCGTGACGGCCGCGCACGCCGACACGTCGCTGCTGAACGTGTCCTACGACGTCACGCGCGAGCTGTACAAGGACATCAACGCGAGCTTCACTGCCGCGTACAAGCAGAAGACGGGCGAGGCGGTGTCGATCCGTCAGTCGCACGGCGCGTCGAGCGCGCAGGCGCTGTCGGTGCTGCAAGGGCTGCAGGCGGATGTCGTGACGATGAACCAGCCGAACGACATCGATCTCCTCGCCGAGCGCGGCCAGCTGCTGCCGAAGGACTGGCGCACGCGCTTGCCGAACAACAGCTCGCCGTACTCGACGACGATGGTGTTCCTCGTGCGCCACGGCAATCCGAAGCAGATCAGGGACTGGAGCGATCTCGCGAAGCCGGGCGTGCAGGTGATCATCGCGAATCCGAAGACGTCGGGCAACGGCCGCTACGCGTATCTCGCCGCGTGGGGCTATCAGAAGCTGAAGGGCGCGACCGATCAACAGGCGCTCGATTTCGAGAAGGCGATCTTCCGCAACGTGCCGGTGCTCGACTCCGGCGGCCGCGGCGCGACGACGACGTTTACGCAGCGCGGGATCGGCGACGTGCTCGTCACGTTCGAGAACGAGGTCGCGCTGATCGACACGGGCGCGGCGGGCGCGAGCTTCGACGCCGTCTATCCGTCGGCGAGCATCCTTGCGGAGCCGCCCGTCGCGATCGTCGACAAGGTCGTCGACAAGAAGGGCACGCGCAAAGAGGCGCAGGCGTATCTCGAGTATCTGTATTCGCCCGCGGGGCAGGAGATCGTCGCGCGGCACCATCTGCGTCCGCGCGATCCGAACGTGCTGAAGAAGTACGCGAGCGAGTTCAAGCCGCTCAAGACGTTCAGCGTCGAGCAGATCTTCGGCAACTGGGCGAACGCGCAGAAGACGCATTTCGCCGATGGCGGCACGTTCGACAAGATCATCGTCGATCGCAAGTAA
- a CDS encoding antitoxin Xre/MbcA/ParS toxin-binding domain-containing protein, whose translation MTTIAFKPTGTADPRRTEFGVLERLLEARVRSGADLAELASARVEVSVIDRFSELGLKNDELAFIIPRRTLTHRRQHHERLSTDESDKAIRLAKILAQATATFGSPDKAMTWLREGLTRFGGRSALDMASTEHGARLVEEALIQIDEGYFA comes from the coding sequence ATGACCACCATCGCATTCAAGCCGACCGGCACCGCCGATCCCCGCCGCACCGAATTCGGCGTGCTCGAGCGCTTGCTGGAGGCTCGCGTCCGATCCGGCGCCGATCTGGCCGAGCTTGCCAGCGCGCGAGTCGAGGTCAGCGTGATTGACCGGTTCTCGGAGCTGGGGCTGAAGAACGACGAATTGGCGTTCATCATTCCGCGTCGTACGCTGACCCATCGCCGCCAGCATCACGAGCGTTTGTCGACCGATGAGTCGGACAAGGCGATTCGGCTCGCGAAGATCCTCGCGCAGGCGACCGCGACCTTCGGCTCGCCGGACAAGGCGATGACGTGGCTGCGCGAAGGCCTGACGCGCTTCGGTGGCAGATCGGCCCTCGATATGGCGAGTACCGAGCATGGCGCACGGCTGGTCGAGGAGGCGTTGATCCAGATCGACGAAGGGTACTTTGCCTGA
- a CDS encoding RES family NAD+ phosphorylase — MMLLWRISNYADLKGIGGLRAAGRWHYAGQPVVYLAEHPALALLETLVHLEIRSVDQLPDGYQLLRVEIPDAVTVAEIAEADTPVDWRQNPGWTRGAGTEWLGAQPSALLRVPSAIVPFAHNCLLNPAHADAGVVRIVEIVQAPHDSRILKLLAGGG; from the coding sequence CTGATGCTGCTGTGGCGAATCAGTAACTATGCCGATCTGAAAGGCATCGGCGGGCTGCGCGCGGCGGGGCGATGGCACTACGCGGGCCAGCCCGTCGTCTATCTCGCCGAGCATCCGGCGCTCGCCTTGCTCGAGACGCTGGTGCATCTGGAGATTCGCAGCGTCGACCAACTGCCGGACGGCTATCAGCTGCTGCGCGTCGAGATCCCCGACGCGGTGACGGTGGCGGAGATTGCCGAGGCCGACACGCCCGTCGACTGGCGGCAGAATCCCGGCTGGACCCGCGGCGCGGGCACCGAATGGCTGGGCGCACAACCGAGCGCCCTGCTGCGCGTGCCGAGCGCTATCGTGCCGTTCGCGCATAACTGCCTGCTGAATCCTGCCCATGCTGACGCCGGTGTCGTGCGGATTGTCGAAATCGTGCAAGCGCCGCACGATAGCCGCATTCTGAAATTGCTCGCGGGAGGCGGGTAA